CGGCAGGATCGCCATGTCCAGCGGGCGATCATTGAGGGTCACTACAAAGCGGGTACCGCCCATGCTGCGCAACTGATCAAGGACCAAAGGCCGATAGGCCACCGGCAGCGAACGGAAGTAACTCACGCTGGCGGTCATCGAGTGCGCCAGGCTACGGGCACTGGTCACCAGGCCCTCAAGCTGGGTGGCGCGCAATTGCGACACCCAGATCACGCTGGACAGCGCCTGGGCGAACAGCACGGCGAGCAAGGTCAGCAGTAACATGCGCCCCAGCAACGAACGTGGCACCGGAAAGCGGCGGCGGCGCTCGGTCAAAGGTTCAGTGGGCATTGCCGGCAACCACGCTGGCTGCCAGTTGATAACCGCTGCCGCGCACGGTGCGGATCAGCCTCGGGGGTTTTTCGGTATCGCGCAGGCGTTGGCGCAGGCGGCTGACCGCCATATCGACGATACGGTCAAGCGGCATCAGGTCACGGCCGCGGGTAGCGTTGCCGATAGTATCGCGGTCGAGGATCTGTTGCGGGTGATCAAGAAACAACTTGAGCAAGGCAAAGTCCGCGCCGGAAAGGATGACCTCTTCGCCATCAACGTGAAACAAGCGGTGGCTGATCATGTCCAGGCGCCATTCATCGAAGACCAGTACATCACCGCCAGTGCTGCGCTCCTGGCCGAATTGGCAACGGCGCAGCAGCGCCTTGATCCGCGCCTGCAACTCGCGAGGGCTGAACGGCTTGCCGATATAGTCGTCAGCGCCCAGTTCCAGGCCGATCACGCGGTCGGCTTCGTCGGAACTGGCGGTGAGCATGATGATCGGTACCTGTGCCTGGCGCGGGTGCTGGCGGATCCAGCGGCACAGACTGAACCCGTCTTCATCCGGCAACATCACATCGAGGATGACCAGGTCGCACGGCGCCTCGTTCATCGCCTGGCGGAACCCCGCACCATCGGCCACGCCACGGACCTGGAAGCCGGCGCGACTGAGGTAGGTTTGCAGCAACTCGCGGATCTCCTGGTCGTCGTCGACGAGGAGAATGGATTTACTGATTACGCTCACGGGGGCCTCCTTGTTGTTATGGGGTGTTCTGTAGGGCCTCATCGGGGGCAAGCCCCCTCCCACATTTGCCTGCATTCCAAAGTTGGAACGGGGTCAAATGTGGGAGCGGGCTTGCTCGCGATGAGGCCATCACAGCCTATGCAAAAGCCTGCTCAAGCGCCACGCCAGCCCCGGTCAGCCCCGAATACGGCGCTGTCACCAACCACACCGGAATACCTTTGAAGTAGTCGCTCATGCAGCCTTTATCCGCAAAACTTTTGGCGAAACCGCTGGCGATAAAGAAGTCGGCAAACCTGGGTATCACCCCACCCACGATGTACACGCCACCGCGCCCACCGGTGGTCAAGACGTTATTGCCCGCGACCCGGCCCAGCCAGATGCTGAACTGGTCCAGCACTTCCATGGCTACCGCGTCACCGGCCAGGCCCGCTGCGGTGATGGCTTCGGGCGTGTCCAGCACCGGCTCGTGCCCGTCCACCGCACAAATAGCGCGATACAGACGCGGCAACCCGCCGCCGCTCAATACGGTCTCGGCGCTGACATGGCCGATCTCCGTGTAAATATGCTGCCACAGCTGGGTTTCCCGCGGGCTGCTCAGGGGCAGGTCGACGTGCCCGCCCTCCCCCGGCAATGCCGCGAAACGCCCGGCGCCAAGGTCCAGCAAGGTGCCAACGCCCAGGCCAGTGCCCGGGCCGATCACCACCGCTGGGCGCAACGGCTCCTGCGTGCCTTCGCAGACCACGCGGAACTCGTCGGGCTTAAGACGCGTCATGCCCAGGGCCATGGCCGAGAAATCATTGACCAGCAGCAGTTCATCCACTTGCAGGGCTTGGCAAAACGCCGTCTTGCTCAGGCGCCAGTGATTGTTGGTGAACTTGAACTCATCGCCACTCACCGGCCCGGCCACCGACAGGCACACCGCACCGATGTCCCCGATTTCCAGGCCTTCCTCTGCGAGATAGACCTTGATCGCTTCTTCAGGGCTTTGGTGATCCGCTGTGGCATGCACGCGGATCGAATGCAGCTCCTGATCTCGCCATAACGCAAAACGGGCGTTGGTACCCCCGATATCACCGACCAGCGCAAGCTTCACTTAAGCGTCTCCAAGGCAGAGGTAAAGGCGCTGGCGCCCTGCTCTGCGGAGCTTGCGGCCAAGCGCATGAATGCAAACAGCTCGCGACCTGCCCCCACGTTATTGCCCAACAGGCCCGTGGCAGGCGTGCGCGCTGCAAATACTTCGGCGTCCACTTTAAGCTCCAGGGTGCCGGTGACGCCATCGACGCGGATGATATCGCCATCCTGCACCCGCGCCAGCGGCCCGCCGCTCTGGGCTTCGGGGTTGACGTGGATCGCGGCAGGGATCTTACCCGAGGCGCCGGACATTCGCCCATCTGTTACCAACGCCACTTTGAAACCACGGTCCTGCAACACGCCGAGAAACGGGGTCATCTTGTGCAATTCCGGCATACCGTTGGAACGTGGCCCCTGAAAGCGCATCACCGCAACGAAGTCTTTTTCCAGCTGGCCCGCCTTGAAGGCGTCGGCCAGGTCTTGCTGGTCCTGGAACACCACCGCCGGCGCTTCAACCACCTGATGCTCGGGCGCGACAGCCGAAACTTTCATCACGCCACGGCCAAGGTTGCCTTCCATCACGCGCAAGCCGCCTTCCGGCGAGAACGCACGGGCCACGGGGCGCAGGATGGTTTCGTCGAGGCTCTCGATCGGGCCATCGCGCCAGACCAGCTCGCCGTCCACCAGGAACGGTTCCTGGATATAGCGGCTCAGGCCCTTGCCGGCCACGGTGTTGACGTCTTCGTGGAGCAGGCCGGCTTCGAGCAGTTCGCGGATCAGGAACGACATGCCACCCGCCGCCTGGAAGTGGTTGATGTCGGCCTTGCCGTTTGGGTACACGTGGGACAGGGTCGGCACCACCTCGGAGAGGTCGGCCATGTCTTGCCAGGTCAGGATGATGCCCGCCGACATGGCAATGGCCGGCATGTGCAGCGTATGGTTGGTGGAACCGCCGGTAGCGTTTAGCGCAACGATGGAGTTGACGATGGATTTCTCGTCGACGATCTCGCCGATCGGCGTGAAGTTGCCATTGGCCTTGGTCAAGCGCGTGACCTGGTGCGCCGCTTCGCGGGTCAACGCGTCACGCAGCGGCGTGTACGGATTGACGAATGACGCGCCCGGCAAATGCAGGCCCATCACTTCCATCAACAACTGGTTGGTGTTGGCGGTGCCGTAGAAGGTGCAGGTGCCGGGGCTGTGGTAGGACTTCATCTCCGATTCCAGCAGCTCTTCGCGGCTGGCCTTGCCCTCGGCGTAGCGCTGGCGCACATCGGCTTTCTGCTTGTTGGAGATACCCGACGGCATCGGGCCGCCCGGCACGAAGATCATCGGCAGATGGCCGTAGCGCAGCGCGCCCATCATCAGGCCGGGGACGATCTTGTCGCAGATCCCCAGCATCAGCGCGGCGTCGAACATGTTGTGGGACAGCGCTACCGCCGTGGACATGGCGATGACTTCACGGCTGAGCAGGCTCAGTTCCATGCCCGGCTCGCCCTGGGTCACACCGTCGCACATGGCGGGGGTGCCGCCGGCGAACTGGCCGACCGAGCCCACTTCAC
This genomic stretch from Pseudomonas synxantha BG33R harbors:
- the edd gene encoding phosphogluconate dehydratase; amino-acid sequence: MHPRVLEVTERLIARSRATREAYLALIRGAASDGPMRGKLQCANFAHGVAGCGTEDKNSLRMMNAANVAIVSSYNDMLSAHQPYEHFPEQIKKALREVGSVGQFAGGTPAMCDGVTQGEPGMELSLLSREVIAMSTAVALSHNMFDAALMLGICDKIVPGLMMGALRYGHLPMIFVPGGPMPSGISNKQKADVRQRYAEGKASREELLESEMKSYHSPGTCTFYGTANTNQLLMEVMGLHLPGASFVNPYTPLRDALTREAAHQVTRLTKANGNFTPIGEIVDEKSIVNSIVALNATGGSTNHTLHMPAIAMSAGIILTWQDMADLSEVVPTLSHVYPNGKADINHFQAAGGMSFLIRELLEAGLLHEDVNTVAGKGLSRYIQEPFLVDGELVWRDGPIESLDETILRPVARAFSPEGGLRVMEGNLGRGVMKVSAVAPEHQVVEAPAVVFQDQQDLADAFKAGQLEKDFVAVMRFQGPRSNGMPELHKMTPFLGVLQDRGFKVALVTDGRMSGASGKIPAAIHVNPEAQSGGPLARVQDGDIIRVDGVTGTLELKVDAEVFAARTPATGLLGNNVGAGRELFAFMRLAASSAEQGASAFTSALETLK
- a CDS encoding response regulator gives rise to the protein MSVISKSILLVDDDQEIRELLQTYLSRAGFQVRGVADGAGFRQAMNEAPCDLVILDVMLPDEDGFSLCRWIRQHPRQAQVPIIMLTASSDEADRVIGLELGADDYIGKPFSPRELQARIKALLRRCQFGQERSTGGDVLVFDEWRLDMISHRLFHVDGEEVILSGADFALLKLFLDHPQQILDRDTIGNATRGRDLMPLDRIVDMAVSRLRQRLRDTEKPPRLIRTVRGSGYQLAASVVAGNAH
- a CDS encoding glucokinase, with translation MKLALVGDIGGTNARFALWRDQELHSIRVHATADHQSPEEAIKVYLAEEGLEIGDIGAVCLSVAGPVSGDEFKFTNNHWRLSKTAFCQALQVDELLLVNDFSAMALGMTRLKPDEFRVVCEGTQEPLRPAVVIGPGTGLGVGTLLDLGAGRFAALPGEGGHVDLPLSSPRETQLWQHIYTEIGHVSAETVLSGGGLPRLYRAICAVDGHEPVLDTPEAITAAGLAGDAVAMEVLDQFSIWLGRVAGNNVLTTGGRGGVYIVGGVIPRFADFFIASGFAKSFADKGCMSDYFKGIPVWLVTAPYSGLTGAGVALEQAFA